Proteins co-encoded in one Sporosarcina sp. FSL K6-1522 genomic window:
- a CDS encoding ABC transporter ATP-binding protein, translated as MLEVSNLQKKYKKRLVLENISFQMKQGDIVGLVGENGAGKSTLLQLLATVMQPTQGEIVLDGLSYASDMKKIRRRIGYVPQELSIWDEFTVEENMRFFEKLSWKRRTKEECRQLCLDMQLTQWKEPVQSLSGGMKRKLNLVISLLHDPVLLLLDEPTVGIDLKSKTEIGSYLHSLAKKEGKMILYTSHDMDEITHICDRVYAIGKDPFYTNLLTEHNLIVEQLR; from the coding sequence ATGCTTGAAGTATCGAATCTTCAGAAGAAGTATAAAAAAAGGCTCGTTTTGGAGAATATATCTTTTCAAATGAAACAAGGGGACATTGTTGGCCTTGTTGGTGAGAATGGTGCGGGGAAATCGACGCTCCTACAACTATTGGCAACAGTTATGCAACCAACGCAGGGTGAGATTGTCTTGGATGGACTGTCTTATGCTAGTGATATGAAGAAAATTCGAAGGAGAATTGGCTATGTTCCACAAGAACTTTCTATTTGGGATGAATTCACGGTAGAAGAGAATATGCGATTTTTTGAAAAGCTCTCATGGAAAAGGCGAACGAAGGAAGAGTGCCGACAGCTCTGTTTAGACATGCAGTTAACGCAGTGGAAAGAACCGGTTCAGTCATTATCGGGCGGTATGAAAAGGAAATTGAACTTAGTGATTAGCCTGCTCCATGACCCGGTTTTGTTATTGCTCGATGAACCGACAGTTGGGATTGACCTTAAGTCTAAAACGGAAATCGGTTCCTATTTGCATAGCTTGGCAAAAAAAGAAGGCAAAATGATACTGTATACTTCTCATGATATGGATGAAATTACGCATATTTGCGACCGAGTGTATGCAATTGGAAAAGACCCATTTTACACAAATCTATTGACTGAACATAATCTGATTGTGGAACAGTTGAGGTGA
- a CDS encoding YdcF family protein: MKKIMGLCLFGVILGGLFCWWLTEKWMADGLEPKADGTNDYAIVLGAKVKQDRPSLSLLYRMEAALAYAEAYPHVTLIVSGGQGADEPMSEAEAMRQFLTDNGIAEERLIIEDRSTSTYENLLFSKELLPSTVDSVTIITSDFHLARARKLAARLEIQTDGVAAKTPQVVEEKLKMRERLALVKTYIVGK, from the coding sequence ATGAAGAAAATAATGGGCTTATGTTTGTTTGGGGTGATTTTGGGTGGTTTGTTTTGCTGGTGGCTAACTGAAAAGTGGATGGCTGATGGCTTGGAACCGAAGGCAGATGGTACGAATGACTATGCTATTGTACTGGGCGCAAAAGTGAAACAAGATCGTCCATCGCTGTCATTGCTCTATCGCATGGAAGCGGCGTTGGCCTATGCAGAGGCGTATCCTCATGTGACATTGATAGTATCAGGGGGACAAGGTGCGGATGAGCCGATGAGTGAAGCGGAAGCGATGCGACAATTTTTAACGGACAATGGCATTGCCGAAGAGCGGCTCATTATAGAAGATCGTTCTACTTCAACCTATGAAAATCTGTTGTTTTCGAAGGAGTTATTACCATCTACAGTTGACTCTGTCACGATTATTACGAGTGATTTTCATCTCGCACGTGCAAGAAAACTTGCTGCCCGTCTTGAAATACAAACCGACGGAGTGGCGGCAAAAACGCCGCAAGTCGTGGAGGAGAAACTCAAGATGCGAGAGCGCCTTGCGCTTGTGAAAACGTATATTGTGGGGAAGTAA
- a CDS encoding ABC transporter permease: MLSIRRIAFFIGQYNRQLKKKWGTLLLLFLFPIVLIGLLLSLVVGLLLPEETSPMRVALVDEDRTKESVLFSSLLEETASVNQYLQIVSLSKEEAVQLIEEDEISTYFLFSEGFTADLYEGESVTIPIVGNPSRPIESYLVKELVESMARYIAAAQANILTINDYAKMTPMSKEERQELMFQQFMDFTLYTLGKDKLLDEEVLTNIATSSPMHYYVVAGWFIVLSVWLLAFYMVLGKEEHPGMLVRMTLFGVTMWQRVIARMLVAWSGSLVLAAMLFGIINRYADFGLFTIDYLRIGLFTALYAWLLLIGIAMIDVWVSSRKVTLLGQSLWMLLLVLMSGAVIPTLYFPLAVQAVLPYVFSYESMNWLIDIILEERNYANFTVLAAFAVVGSLLLWVSTVWKGRLVQ, from the coding sequence ATGCTATCCATTAGAAGAATAGCGTTTTTTATAGGTCAATACAATCGTCAGTTGAAGAAGAAGTGGGGGACACTTCTTCTTCTTTTTCTATTTCCAATTGTGTTAATCGGTTTATTGTTGAGCTTGGTAGTTGGGTTATTGTTACCTGAGGAAACGTCTCCTATGCGGGTTGCGTTGGTGGATGAGGATAGAACGAAAGAGTCTGTTCTATTTAGCAGCTTGCTAGAAGAAACGGCTTCGGTCAACCAATATCTTCAGATTGTTTCGCTATCAAAAGAGGAAGCGGTGCAATTAATAGAGGAAGATGAGATCAGTACTTATTTTTTATTTTCAGAAGGTTTTACGGCGGATTTGTACGAGGGAGAGTCTGTGACCATTCCTATTGTCGGAAACCCTTCGAGACCTATCGAAAGCTATCTTGTGAAAGAGTTAGTGGAAAGCATGGCACGTTATATTGCAGCGGCGCAGGCAAATATACTGACAATCAATGACTATGCTAAAATGACGCCGATGTCAAAAGAGGAGCGTCAGGAGCTGATGTTTCAGCAGTTTATGGATTTTACACTGTATACACTAGGCAAAGATAAGTTGCTCGATGAAGAGGTGCTGACTAATATTGCGACATCCTCGCCGATGCATTATTACGTAGTAGCAGGCTGGTTTATCGTCTTATCCGTTTGGTTGCTTGCGTTTTATATGGTGTTGGGAAAAGAGGAACATCCAGGGATGCTTGTCCGCATGACGTTGTTCGGTGTGACGATGTGGCAACGGGTCATTGCGCGTATGCTTGTGGCATGGAGTGGTAGTCTTGTGCTTGCGGCTATGCTATTTGGCATCATCAATCGTTATGCCGACTTTGGCTTGTTTACAATCGATTATTTACGCATTGGCTTGTTTACAGCTCTTTACGCATGGCTGTTGCTCATAGGGATTGCCATGATCGATGTATGGGTTTCATCCCGAAAAGTGACGCTGTTAGGGCAAAGCCTATGGATGTTGTTGTTAGTCCTAATGAGTGGTGCGGTGATTCCAACGCTCTATTTTCCACTGGCAGTCCAAGCGGTTTTGCCGTATGTCTTTTCTTACGAGAGCATGAATTGGTTGATTGATATTATCTTGGAGGAACGTAATTATGCGAATTTTACCGTCTTAGCAGCCTTTGCTGTAGTGGGTTCGTTGCTACTCTGGGTGTCAACGGTCTGGAAAGGGAGGTTGGTTCAATGA
- a CDS encoding ABC transporter permease: protein MKVLLATRLMRWKKEWKSLLCWLLLPIVLTLFVLQSVDIWQAETKVPIALVVEEQTDMAAHLVEAIAETELLHIEFMELEDALHKLEQHELDSVFVIRQGYEESILSGRRNQLIEAYSSNRSFAYQAVVETVTSFAQQDAARSKAAFVIKALFETHHMEEKWSYTKVIDSSRERQREEALLQSSFTYYDKSEDGVGQALPLLQVWGVWALFAMLTTFFLFDWMLKENRPSMQPRWAFTTLSFNRYALGTFALYTVLLVVVDLLTAVIFQEKLTQLVLALVAFRFTINLCAFLLATVYRQLFFYYISGVALTLLLVVVGGAIVPVEGLARKWPWIEVLSPVHALLTGTVSVPWLAMLLFILVLWLWKGRKSYA, encoded by the coding sequence ATGAAGGTCCTGCTAGCTACCCGTCTGATGCGTTGGAAGAAGGAATGGAAAAGCTTATTGTGCTGGCTTTTGTTACCGATCGTGTTGACATTGTTCGTGCTACAAAGTGTTGACATTTGGCAAGCAGAAACGAAAGTGCCGATTGCGCTTGTGGTGGAAGAACAGACAGACATGGCGGCACATCTTGTGGAGGCCATTGCAGAAACAGAACTCCTACATATTGAATTTATGGAGCTGGAAGATGCGCTACATAAACTGGAACAGCATGAGTTAGATAGTGTCTTTGTTATTCGTCAAGGCTATGAGGAAAGCATTTTGTCGGGGCGGCGCAATCAATTGATCGAGGCGTATTCTTCTAATCGTTCGTTTGCTTATCAAGCTGTTGTAGAAACGGTTACTTCTTTTGCCCAGCAGGATGCAGCCCGATCGAAAGCGGCGTTCGTGATTAAGGCGTTATTTGAAACGCATCATATGGAAGAAAAATGGAGTTATACAAAGGTTATCGACAGTAGTCGAGAGCGACAACGAGAGGAGGCTTTGCTTCAGTCGAGTTTCACATATTATGATAAAAGTGAGGATGGTGTCGGACAAGCATTGCCACTATTGCAAGTCTGGGGTGTTTGGGCATTGTTTGCGATGCTGACAACCTTTTTCTTATTTGACTGGATGCTGAAAGAAAACCGGCCATCGATGCAACCACGTTGGGCTTTTACGACGCTTTCGTTTAACAGGTATGCGCTGGGGACATTTGCGTTATATACAGTACTTTTAGTAGTCGTGGATTTACTGACAGCAGTTATATTTCAAGAAAAGCTAACGCAGCTTGTGCTGGCACTTGTCGCTTTCCGATTTACCATCAATCTGTGCGCTTTTTTACTTGCAACGGTTTATCGACAGCTGTTCTTCTATTATATAAGCGGTGTTGCATTGACCTTATTGCTCGTTGTTGTTGGCGGGGCTATTGTGCCAGTGGAGGGTCTTGCAAGAAAATGGCCGTGGATAGAAGTGCTAAGCCCGGTGCATGCCCTCCTAACGGGGACTGTATCAGTACCGTGGCTTGCTATGCTTTTATTCATCCTAGTCTTATGGCTGTGGAAAGGAAGGAAATCCTATGCTTGA